A segment of the Chthonomonadales bacterium genome:
CAAGCTTGCCCAAAACCTCCAAACGCCGCTGTTGTCTGACGCTCAATGTGATTGTCCCCATACCCATTAGCATGCGGACAAAGTCCCTGAGCAATAACACCGGACATATTCCCTGAGCAGTTACAGAATCCCGCGCGGCGGTTGACACACGCCGCACCGACGTCTATAATGCCTCTGCGACTCCGGCGGGCGAGCCCCGCCGCCGAGGCTCCACGCGACCCGCCGCCCTGCGGCGAGGTCGTTTCTTCCGCGTGCCGCACGGCGCGTTCCGCGAGTCCCCTGGCTCGCCTCACGCTCGCAGGATGCAGCCATGCCGGGTTTCCTCTCGCGCCGCCGGTACGCGCGAAACCGTCTTCCCATGGTTTTCGCCGTGCTCGGTCCCGGGATCATCGCCGCCACGGCCGACAACGACGCGACGGGAATCTTCGGTTACTCCCTCGCGGGCGCGCGCTACCAGTACAGTCTGCTCTGGGTGCTGGTCCTCTGCACGATCGCCCTTGCCGTGTGCCAGGAGATGGGCGCGCGCATGGGCGCCGTCACCGGCAAGGGTCTCGCGGACCTGATCCGCGAGGAGTACGGCGTCCGTGTGACTCTGCTGGCAATGGCGGCCCTGCTGGTGGCCAACTTCGCAACGACCGTCGCCGAGTTCGCCGGCATCCTGGTCGCCGTCCGAGCGTTCACGGGCGCGGGTGGCGGCGCGGCGGCGCGCTTCGTGGCGGTGCCGGCCGCGGCCATCGTAGTGTGGCTGATGGTGGTGCGCGGCACCTACCGCGGCCTGGAACGGATCCTCCTGGCCGCGTCGCTGGTCTACCTGCTCTACGTCGTCAGCGCGCTGCTGGCCCGGCCGCCGTGGGGTGTCGTCCTCCGCCAGAGCCTGGTGCCCACGCTGCCGCACGGCGCCGCCTTGCGCGACTACGTGTTCGTGATGATCAACATGATCGGCACGACGATCACGCCCTGGGGGCAGTTCTACGTTCAGTCATCGGTGCGCGACAAGGGGGTGCGGCCGGAGCAGTACTCGCTCACTCGCCTCGACGTGTTCCTCGGGGCGTGCTTCACCACGGGCATCGCGTTCTTCATCGTCGTCTGCTGCGGCGCGACGCTGTTCGTCGCGGGCCACCACCGGCTCGCGGATGCTGGAGAGGCGGCGCGCGCGTTGGTTCCGCTCGCCGGCCCCATGGCCGGCCTCCTCTTCGCCGTCGGGCTTTTCAACGCTTCGTGCTTCGGCGCCATCGCGGTCCCGCTCTCCACCGCGTACGCCGTCACGGAGTCGCTGGGTTGGGAGTCCGGAGTGGGGCGGCGCACGCGCGAGGCGCCGCTGTTCGTCGGCGTATTCACCTTCCTCGTGTTCGTTTCGGCGATCGTCGTGATGGCCTTCCCGCATCACCTTACGGCGCTCATCATCCTGCCGAACATCGTTGGAGGCATGCTGCTCCCGATCGTGCTCGTTCTCATGCTGCGCCTGGTGAACCGCCCGCGCCTGATGGGCGGATACACGAACAGCCCGGCGTACAACGCGGTGGCGTGGGCGACCACGGCGACCTTGATCGGGCTGTCGACCACGCTGGTCGTTGCGGGCCTGGTCGGCGCGGCCTGAGCCGGATTCGGCAGGAACCGACGCCGGCGCGGCGAATTGGCGGGTGTCGCGCGCCGTCGGGGAGCGCGCCAGCCGCCGACCCGGCGGCGCCATTCGCTGCCTCAAGGAGTCGCCCGATGGAGGGAGTGCTGACGGTCCGTTCCTTGCTACTCGCCTGCGTAGCCTCGCTGCTCGCCGCGGCGGTGGGCTGTGGCAAGCCGGAGCAGGCCGCGGCGCCTGCCCCGAGGGCCGCTGGCGCCGGGTTCGACTCGCCGCGCAGGGCCGAGGGCCCCGTGAAGCTCAAGCTGATCACGAATGGCATCGCGCCGTTCTGGGACGGCATGGCGAAGGGGATGGAGGTGGAGCGCGCGGTGCTCGGCTGCGAGGCGACCTGGCAGGGCCCGGCGCAGGCCGACAACAACGCGCAGAAGCGCGTGTTCGAGGATGCGATGGCCGCGGGCGTCGACGGCATCGGCGTCTCGCCGATCAACGCGGACGCCTTCGCGCCGGTGATCGACGACGCGGTTCGCCAGGGCATACCCGTTATCACGTTCGACTCGGACGCGCCGGAGAGCAAGCGCCTGGCGTACATCGGCACCGACAACTATGAGGCCGGCAAGCGCGCGGGGGAGCAGGCCGTGCGTCTGTTCCCGGACGGCGCTCGCATGGTTGCGTTCGTGGGCAACATGAGTGCCCAGAACGCGCGCGACCGCTACCAGGGGTTCCTCGACGCCGTGAAGGGCAAGGGCATCACGATGCTCCAGCCGCCATACGAGGACGACAAGGACGCCGTGGGCCGCGCGCATCGCAACGTGCAGGACGCGCTCACCCGGTACTCCGGCAGGGTCGACGGCCTGCTGGGGCTCTACTCGTACAACGGCCCCGCTATCGTGGACGAGGTGCGGAAGGCGGGACTGGGCGGCCGGGTGAAGGTGATCTGTTTCGACGGGGAGCCAAAGACCCTTTCGAACCTCGAGCACGGACTGGTCGACGCGACCGTCGTGCAGAAGCCGTACGAGTTCGGCCGGCTGGCGACACGGCTGCTGTACCTGGTGAACCGAAAGGGACTGGGCGCCGCGCTCGCCGATATGAAGCCTGAGCTGGAGAAGCAGGGCATGGCGGTGCACGGGAGCGTCATCGACACCGGCGTGGAGGTGGTGACGCCGGCCAACGCCGGGGATTTCCTGAAGCGCCTTCACGAGAAGGGCCTTGCGTCAACGTGATCGCGAGGCGCCTCAGCGGGGCGGCCGGACGCCGGCGTCGCGGGGCCTCGGCGGCGCGTGGGCGTCGTCGCGCGAGTTGAGCGTCACCGTCGTCCTCGTCCTGCTCTGCCTCGCGGTCTCGTTCACGTCGGCGCGCGACACGTTCTTCACGCCTCGCAACCTGACCAACATCTCGCGACAGGTCGCGCTGCTCTCGGTCTTCGCGCTCGGCGAGACGATCGTCATCATCGCCGGCGGCATCGACCTTTCGCTCGGCTCCCTGATCGCGTTCAGCGGCATGGTGACTGCACTCGTGGCGACCCGTGCCGGCGAGGTGATGGCGCCCGGCGCCGCGGCCGCGCTCGCCGGATGCGCCGCGCTTGGCGTGGGCGCGATCGTCGGCGCGATCCACGCGAGCCTGATCCACGGGCTCTCGCTTCCGCCGTTCGTGGTGACGCTTGCCTCGCTGCTGATCTTGCGCAGCCAGAGCCTCCTCGTCAACGACCAGCTCCCGATCACGCTGGAGCGGTTCCCCGGGCTGTTGTTTCTTGCCAACGGTAGCCTGTTCGAACACTCCGGCTGGCCGGTGCCGCTCCCGGCGGCTCTCCTCGTCCCGCTCGCGGTCGCCCTTGCCGCCCTGCTGGCGGGCTCGCGCATCGGGCGCTACGTCTACAGCGTCGGCAGCAGCGAGGCGGCGTCGCGCCTTTCGGGCGTGAACGTCTACCGGGTGAAGCTGTTCGCCTACGGTATGAGCGGTTGCCTGGGAGGGGCGGCGGGCGTGCTCTGGGCGGGCTATGGCGGACAGGGCGACCCGCTGGCGGGCAACAGCTACGAGTTGGACGCAGTGGCGGCGGCCGTCGTGGGCGGCGCGAGCCTGAGCGGGGGCAAGGGGAGCATCCTTGGCACGGTGCTCGGAGCCACGCTGCTGATCAGCATCTTCAGCGCGATCAACCTGACCCTCGAGAAGCCGGACCTGTGGCGCGGCACGGTAGTCGGCGGCATCCTGCTGCTGGCCGTCCTTGTGTCGGCGCTGCGGGAGC
Coding sequences within it:
- a CDS encoding divalent metal cation transporter yields the protein MPGFLSRRRYARNRLPMVFAVLGPGIIAATADNDATGIFGYSLAGARYQYSLLWVLVLCTIALAVCQEMGARMGAVTGKGLADLIREEYGVRVTLLAMAALLVANFATTVAEFAGILVAVRAFTGAGGGAAARFVAVPAAAIVVWLMVVRGTYRGLERILLAASLVYLLYVVSALLARPPWGVVLRQSLVPTLPHGAALRDYVFVMINMIGTTITPWGQFYVQSSVRDKGVRPEQYSLTRLDVFLGACFTTGIAFFIVVCCGATLFVAGHHRLADAGEAARALVPLAGPMAGLLFAVGLFNASCFGAIAVPLSTAYAVTESLGWESGVGRRTREAPLFVGVFTFLVFVSAIVVMAFPHHLTALIILPNIVGGMLLPIVLVLMLRLVNRPRLMGGYTNSPAYNAVAWATTATLIGLSTTLVVAGLVGAA
- a CDS encoding sugar-binding protein; amino-acid sequence: MEGVLTVRSLLLACVASLLAAAVGCGKPEQAAAPAPRAAGAGFDSPRRAEGPVKLKLITNGIAPFWDGMAKGMEVERAVLGCEATWQGPAQADNNAQKRVFEDAMAAGVDGIGVSPINADAFAPVIDDAVRQGIPVITFDSDAPESKRLAYIGTDNYEAGKRAGEQAVRLFPDGARMVAFVGNMSAQNARDRYQGFLDAVKGKGITMLQPPYEDDKDAVGRAHRNVQDALTRYSGRVDGLLGLYSYNGPAIVDEVRKAGLGGRVKVICFDGEPKTLSNLEHGLVDATVVQKPYEFGRLATRLLYLVNRKGLGAALADMKPELEKQGMAVHGSVIDTGVEVVTPANAGDFLKRLHEKGLAST
- a CDS encoding ABC transporter permease, which codes for MRQRDREAPQRGGRTPASRGLGGAWASSRELSVTVVLVLLCLAVSFTSARDTFFTPRNLTNISRQVALLSVFALGETIVIIAGGIDLSLGSLIAFSGMVTALVATRAGEVMAPGAAAALAGCAALGVGAIVGAIHASLIHGLSLPPFVVTLASLLILRSQSLLVNDQLPITLERFPGLLFLANGSLFEHSGWPVPLPAALLVPLAVALAALLAGSRIGRYVYSVGSSEAASRLSGVNVYRVKLFAYGMSGCLGGAAGVLWAGYGGQGDPLAGNSYELDAVAAAVVGGASLSGGKGSILGTVLGATLLISIFSAINLTLEKPDLWRGTVVGGILLLAVLVSALRERGRAR